In one Corallococcus sp. EGB genomic region, the following are encoded:
- a CDS encoding NAD(P)H-dependent glycerol-3-phosphate dehydrogenase, translating into MRGSVIGSGSFGTALANVLAVNCDEVRLWGREPSTVEAINTRHENATYLKGIPLSERVRATTDLQEALAGSEMVVLATPSHATREVLARARDFLPKGVPLVTVSKGIENGTLLTMTELLEDCLPEEFHPYIAVLSGPSFAKELARRMPTVVTIASHWDKVAQRCQKALQTDTFRSYTSTDVVGVQYGGALKNVIAIAAGMADGLGMGHNARAAIITRGLAEITRLAVRKGANPLTLSGLSGMGDLVLTCTGELSRNRHVGMELGKGRKLPDILAEMKEVAEGVKTAKSARDLSIKTGVELPICEQVYLIAYEGKNARMAVVDLMTRQPKSELSGG; encoded by the coding sequence ATGCGCGGCAGTGTCATTGGTTCAGGTTCGTTCGGAACGGCGCTCGCCAACGTCCTCGCGGTGAATTGCGACGAGGTCCGCCTGTGGGGCCGCGAGCCCTCCACCGTGGAGGCCATCAACACCCGCCACGAGAACGCCACCTACCTCAAGGGCATCCCCCTCTCCGAGCGCGTGCGCGCGACCACGGACCTTCAGGAGGCGCTGGCCGGCTCGGAGATGGTGGTGCTCGCCACGCCCAGCCACGCCACCCGTGAGGTGCTCGCGCGCGCCAGGGACTTCCTGCCCAAGGGCGTGCCGCTCGTCACGGTGTCCAAGGGCATCGAGAACGGCACGCTGCTCACCATGACGGAGCTCCTGGAGGACTGCCTGCCGGAGGAGTTCCATCCGTACATCGCGGTGCTCTCCGGCCCCAGCTTCGCCAAGGAGCTGGCCCGGCGCATGCCCACGGTGGTGACCATCGCGTCGCACTGGGACAAGGTGGCCCAGCGCTGCCAGAAGGCGCTCCAGACGGACACCTTCCGCTCGTACACGTCCACGGACGTGGTGGGCGTGCAGTACGGCGGCGCGCTGAAGAATGTCATCGCCATCGCCGCGGGCATGGCGGACGGCCTGGGCATGGGCCACAACGCGCGCGCGGCCATCATCACGCGCGGCCTGGCGGAGATCACCCGGCTCGCGGTGAGGAAGGGCGCCAACCCGCTGACGCTCTCCGGCCTGTCCGGCATGGGTGACCTGGTGCTCACCTGCACGGGCGAGCTCAGCCGCAACCGCCACGTGGGCATGGAGCTGGGCAAGGGCCGCAAGCTGCCGGACATCCTCGCGGAGATGAAGGAGGTCGCCGAGGGGGTGAAGACGGCGAAGAGCGCGCGCGACCTGTCCATCAAGACGGGCGTGGAGCTGCCCATCTGCGAGCAGGTCTACCTCATCGCCTACGAGGGCAAGAACGCCAGGATGGCGGTGGTGGACCTGATGACGCGCCAGCCGAAGTCGGAGCTGTCCGGCGGCTGA